The Vicia villosa cultivar HV-30 ecotype Madison, WI linkage group LG1, Vvil1.0, whole genome shotgun sequence genome includes a region encoding these proteins:
- the LOC131651576 gene encoding MADS-box transcription factor PHERES 2-like — protein MLKQLREESPFDSQPEVWPNLEGATNVIDRYKNSAVIKENRNVNQKSFIMQRITKVRDQVRKLMYDNREQELNLLMFDYLQNNIISKDLIAEELKDFDKVIEKKLKEVDNNIKKLDA, from the exons ATGTTGAAACAATTACGAGAAGAAAG TCCCTTTGATTCTCAACCAGAGGTGTGGCCAAATCTAGAAGGAGCCACCAATGTGATTGATAGGTACAAAAATTCAGCTGTGATAAAAGAAAACAGGAATGTGAACCAAAAGAGTTTCATCATGCAGAGGATTACTAAAGTTAGAGATCAGGTAAGAAAGTTGATGTATGATAACCGTGAACAAGAGCTGAATCTTCTTATGTTTGACTACTTGCAAAACAACATTATTTCAAAGGATTTAATTGctgaagagttgaaagattttgATAAGGTTATTGAGAAGAAGCTGAAGGAGGTGGATAATAATATTAAGAAACTTGATGCATAA
- the LOC131614427 gene encoding ras-related protein RABC2a-like: MKKIENMGSSSKVGNSSYDYSFKVLLIGDSGVGKSSLLLSFISNSNSLQDLSPTIGVDFKIKHFTIGDKRLKLTIWDTAGQERFGTVISSYYRGAHGIILVYDVTRRETFTNLVGIWAKEVGLYSTNQDCIKVLVGNKVDKESERAVSKEEGMALAQEHRCLFLECSAKTRENVQQCFKDLTLKILEVSSLREKGSVEVKRQKQKRIFETSQRGGCCSS, from the exons atgaaaaaaattgaaaacatggGTTCTTCTTCAAAAGTTGGAAATAGTAGCTATGATTACTCTTTTAAGGTTTTGTTGATTGGTGATTCTGGTGTTGGAAAGAGTAGTCTTCTTCTGAGTTTTATATCAAACTCTAACTCACTTCAAGACCTCTCTCCCACCattg GAGTAGATTTCAAAATCAAGCATTTTACAATTGGTGATAAGAGATTGAAGCTTACTATTTGGGACACTG CTGGACAAGAGAGGTTTGGAACTGTAATAAGCTCTTATTACAGAGGCGCACATGGAATCATTCTTG TGTATGATGTAACACGGCGCGAGACATTTACAAACCTGGTGGGAATTTGGGCAAAAGAGGTTGGACTTTATTCCACAAATCAAGATTGCATCAAAGTTCTTGTAGGCAATAAGGTGGATAAG GAGAGCGAAAGAGCCGTAAGCAAAGAAGAGGGAATGGCTCTTGCACAGGAACATAGATGTTTGTTCCTAGAGTGCAGTGCCAAAACTCGAGAAAATGTTCAACAATGCTTTAAAGATCTCACATTAAAG ATATTAGAAGTGTCGAGTTTGCGTGAAAAAGGGTCTGTAGAAGTGAAGAGACAAAAGCAAAAGCGCATATTCGAGACATCGCAAAGAGGTGGTTGCTGTTCTTCTTAG